A genomic segment from Luteolibacter ambystomatis encodes:
- a CDS encoding M23 family metallopeptidase, whose amino-acid sequence MILRGTRTGLRLAFMLALAVLMLSGVVRAQSTVRMPLADGFDFPVGKPNGAGYYIARGVRLTSPIHFGEDWNGRNGGDTDLGDPVYSCGDGVVTWAYNVHQGWGNVVLIRHAYRDPANGQVKYCDSLYGHLNEIMVKVGQTVKRGTQIGTIGSNFGMYPAHLHFEIRHNIAIGMQRESVNRDWVNWAVPTDFINKYRRLNREWGQVSVPTGTYTEYQGFKGL is encoded by the coding sequence ATGATTCTCCGCGGCACCCGAACCGGCCTCCGCCTCGCCTTCATGCTGGCGTTGGCAGTGCTGATGCTCTCCGGAGTCGTGCGCGCCCAGTCCACCGTGCGCATGCCGCTGGCAGATGGGTTCGATTTCCCGGTGGGGAAACCGAATGGCGCGGGCTACTACATCGCGCGCGGTGTGCGCCTCACGTCCCCCATTCACTTCGGCGAGGACTGGAATGGCCGCAATGGCGGCGATACCGATCTCGGCGATCCCGTCTATAGCTGCGGCGACGGCGTCGTGACCTGGGCCTACAACGTCCACCAGGGCTGGGGGAACGTGGTGCTCATCCGCCATGCCTACCGCGACCCCGCCAATGGCCAGGTGAAGTACTGCGATTCCCTCTACGGCCACCTCAACGAGATCATGGTCAAGGTGGGCCAGACGGTGAAGCGCGGAACCCAGATCGGCACCATCGGCAGCAACTTCGGCATGTATCCCGCGCACCTTCACTTCGAAATCCGCCACAACATCGCCATCGGCATGCAGCGTGAGTCCGTGAACCGCGATTGGGTGAACTGGGCCGTGCCGACCGACTTCATCAACAAGTACCGCCGCCTGAACCGCGAGTGGGGCCAGGTGTCCGTGCCAACCGGCACCTACACCGAGTATCAGGGCTTCAAAGGACTCTGA
- a CDS encoding uracil-DNA glycosylase family protein: protein MSAAALIDSSRRLESALHGARFSPPVSHAYNPLEYARVPHELYLSKYGKGKKRVLFLGMNPGPFGMAQTGVPFGEIAAVRDWMGIEAPVGKPVPEHLKRPIEGFACPKSEVSGRRLWGLFAERFGTAEAFFKDHFVANYCPLVWMSSTGANLTPDKLSSAEMEPVEQACLAHLAEVIGILQPEWLVGVGAFAEERLRRAAAKAGGEFKIGRVLHPSPASPAANRGWSEAATKQLVAQGVWSA, encoded by the coding sequence GTGTCCGCCGCCGCTTTGATCGACTCGTCCCGCCGCCTTGAGTCCGCTCTCCATGGAGCCCGGTTTTCTCCACCGGTTTCCCATGCCTACAATCCGCTGGAATACGCCCGCGTCCCACATGAGCTCTATCTGTCGAAGTACGGAAAGGGGAAAAAGCGGGTGCTTTTCCTCGGGATGAATCCGGGACCCTTCGGCATGGCCCAGACCGGCGTGCCCTTTGGCGAAATTGCTGCGGTGCGTGATTGGATGGGGATCGAAGCGCCGGTTGGCAAGCCGGTACCGGAACACCTGAAGCGCCCGATCGAAGGCTTCGCTTGTCCGAAGTCCGAGGTCAGCGGCCGACGCCTGTGGGGCCTTTTCGCCGAGCGCTTTGGCACGGCGGAAGCGTTCTTCAAGGATCACTTCGTGGCGAACTACTGCCCGCTGGTGTGGATGAGTTCCACCGGCGCGAATCTCACGCCGGACAAACTTTCCTCCGCTGAGATGGAGCCGGTGGAGCAGGCTTGTCTCGCCCACCTTGCGGAAGTGATCGGGATTCTCCAGCCGGAGTGGCTGGTCGGAGTCGGCGCGTTTGCGGAGGAGCGCTTGCGCCGTGCGGCGGCAAAGGCGGGCGGGGAGTTCAAGATCGGCCGCGTCCTGCATCCGTCGCCCGCTTCGCCCGCCGCCAACCGCGGCTGGTCGGAAGCCGCCACGAAGCAACTCGTGGCCCAGGGTGTCTGGAGCGCATAG
- the leuA gene encoding 2-isopropylmalate synthase translates to MNSTAISKYRPFPPVRLPDRTWPDQTITKAPIWCSVDLRDGNQALPQPMSVEEKLEFFDLLCRIGFKQIEVGFPSAADTEFNFLRRLIEEDRIPEDVTIQILVQTREHLIRRSFEAIAGAKRAIVHIYNSTSPLQRRVTFSDASREDIKKLAVDGAKLVKELVPTIPQTEVILQYSPESFSDTELDFAAEICNAVIGVWQPTPEKKMIVNLPDTVQWTTPNIHADMIEWMIRHLDRRDSVIVSLHTHNDRGTGTAATELGLMAGADRVEGTLFGNGERTGNLDIVNVALNMNGHGIETGLDFSDLPAIRAVYERITKMIVSERQPYAGELVFTAFSGSHQDAIKKGLDRREKETAIDPAVPWGVPYLTIDPQDIGRSYEAIIRINSQSGKGGIAYILDREHGLDLPKAMHPQVGKYVYDLADQLGRELTPDEIRDAFYLRFTNLTSPLTVVDYELGHHTETRGNVECKATVRLDGDEKQIKGTGNGPINAFVHALESIGLKDFKVTDYRSHAVRGGSDANAAAYVQVQHDDGRIVWGCGVDPSIEMAGLKALVSAWNLLR, encoded by the coding sequence ATGAATTCCACCGCGATTTCCAAATACCGACCTTTCCCGCCCGTCCGGCTGCCTGACCGCACCTGGCCGGACCAAACCATCACCAAGGCCCCGATCTGGTGTTCCGTCGACCTCCGCGACGGAAACCAGGCGCTGCCCCAGCCGATGTCGGTCGAGGAGAAGCTCGAGTTCTTCGACCTGCTGTGCCGGATCGGCTTCAAGCAGATCGAGGTCGGCTTTCCGTCCGCCGCGGACACCGAGTTCAATTTCCTGCGCCGCCTGATCGAGGAGGACCGCATCCCGGAGGATGTGACCATCCAGATCCTGGTACAGACCCGTGAGCACCTGATCCGCCGTTCCTTCGAAGCCATCGCCGGAGCGAAGCGCGCGATCGTCCACATCTACAACTCGACCTCGCCGCTGCAACGCCGCGTGACCTTCAGCGATGCCTCGCGCGAGGACATCAAGAAGCTGGCGGTCGATGGTGCGAAGCTGGTCAAGGAGCTGGTGCCCACCATTCCGCAGACCGAGGTGATCCTGCAATACTCGCCGGAATCGTTCTCGGACACCGAACTCGATTTCGCCGCGGAGATCTGCAACGCGGTCATCGGTGTCTGGCAACCGACGCCGGAGAAGAAGATGATCGTGAACCTGCCGGACACCGTCCAGTGGACCACGCCGAACATCCATGCAGACATGATCGAGTGGATGATCCGTCATCTGGACCGCCGCGATTCGGTCATCGTCTCGCTGCACACCCACAATGACCGCGGCACCGGCACCGCCGCCACCGAGCTGGGCCTGATGGCCGGCGCGGACCGCGTGGAAGGCACGCTCTTCGGCAATGGCGAGCGCACCGGCAATCTGGACATCGTGAACGTGGCGCTGAACATGAACGGCCACGGCATCGAGACCGGTTTGGATTTCTCCGACCTGCCTGCGATCCGCGCGGTGTACGAGCGCATCACCAAGATGATCGTCTCCGAACGCCAGCCGTATGCGGGTGAGCTGGTCTTCACCGCCTTCTCCGGTTCCCACCAGGACGCGATCAAGAAGGGCCTGGACCGTCGTGAAAAGGAAACCGCCATCGATCCCGCGGTGCCGTGGGGCGTTCCGTATCTGACCATCGATCCGCAGGACATCGGTCGCTCCTACGAGGCGATCATCCGTATCAACTCGCAGTCCGGGAAAGGCGGCATCGCCTACATCCTCGACCGCGAGCATGGCCTGGATCTGCCGAAGGCCATGCACCCGCAGGTCGGCAAGTATGTCTATGATCTGGCCGATCAACTGGGCCGCGAGCTGACCCCGGACGAGATCCGCGATGCCTTCTATCTGCGCTTCACCAACCTCACCTCACCGCTGACGGTCGTGGACTACGAACTGGGTCACCACACCGAGACGCGCGGCAATGTGGAGTGCAAGGCCACCGTGCGCCTGGATGGCGATGAAAAGCAGATCAAGGGCACCGGCAACGGCCCGATCAACGCCTTCGTACACGCATTGGAAAGCATCGGTCTGAAGGACTTCAAGGTGACCGACTACCGTTCCCACGCCGTGCGTGGCGGATCGGACGCGAATGCCGCCGCCTATGTCCAGGTGCAGCACGATGACGGCCGCATCGTCTGGGGCTGCGGAGTCGATCCCTCCATCGAGATGGCCGGCCTGAAGGCGCTGGTCAGCGCATGGAACCTGCTCCGCTGA
- a CDS encoding tetratricopeptide repeat protein translates to MKWAIYLVLAVLVAGGWMYHLKPDSAIAPLQEKIAHAEASGESEELEKIDKWRADIKGKEDEKTFTGILLAFLSAGLVGVVVVMEVLPAVAHRFTHAVYDSAEEVEVDVMHDARSKVAQGDYHGAIEAFRTAAAADPMNRLPWVEIAKIQRENLDDPMGAIQTFRTALESQEWELNDAAYLLFRLAELYDEDAKDRMTAASILNQVMEQFPNTRHSANARHRLHEWGLI, encoded by the coding sequence ATGAAATGGGCGATTTATTTGGTTCTGGCAGTGCTCGTGGCGGGCGGGTGGATGTATCATTTGAAGCCCGATTCCGCGATCGCCCCTCTTCAGGAGAAGATTGCCCACGCGGAGGCCTCCGGTGAGAGCGAGGAGCTTGAGAAAATCGACAAGTGGCGTGCCGACATCAAAGGCAAGGAGGATGAGAAGACCTTCACTGGCATCCTGCTGGCATTCCTTTCGGCCGGTCTGGTCGGAGTCGTGGTCGTCATGGAGGTACTGCCCGCCGTGGCCCACCGCTTCACCCACGCGGTTTACGACAGCGCTGAAGAGGTGGAGGTGGACGTGATGCACGACGCCCGCTCGAAGGTCGCCCAGGGCGATTACCACGGTGCGATCGAAGCCTTCCGCACGGCGGCTGCGGCCGATCCGATGAACCGCCTGCCATGGGTGGAAATCGCCAAGATCCAGCGCGAAAACCTGGATGACCCGATGGGCGCGATCCAAACCTTCCGCACGGCGCTCGAAAGCCAGGAATGGGAGCTCAATGACGCCGCCTACCTTCTGTTCCGCCTTGCCGAGCTTTACGATGAAGATGCCAAGGACCGCATGACCGCAGCTTCCATCCTCAACCAGGTGATGGAGCAGTTCCCGAACACCCGCCACTCGGCCAACGCGCGCCACCGCCTGCACGAGTGGGGCCTGATCTGA
- a CDS encoding ComEC/Rec2 family competence protein → MQRRLGGFFRLNPLFGGALAAVIVIAACGAGLAWGIAAALVIAAFAWWLTGWRGALFALLCGLAAEGSLWKREADRTAATRALTSQVRPTVAGRLLADARPTTGGWSAPVKLENGGAKVWWLGIGVPPVEDSRVESRGKFSDAEAPRNPGEFDQIQWFRQQGLSAMFSAEPGTITTDKWAEAAAWWRRKFREAVTVGLQEDSQEAQVIRAVVVGEYPRGEDELIAAYRDSGALHAFSVSGMHVALAGIIAWWLLGRLRVSRRVAVPLLIVLMFGYSWISGNSPPALRSAWMGAVFLSAFLFRREPRLLNSLGLVLLVTALWEGRLLFLPGVQLSYGVVAVIGLLGGPLCEWLGRFAKHDPYIPGVLLTDGQRKWYSFLRKGTDNIAVAAVAWLGSTPLTLWHFRMSTPVAVLAAIPMSLGIFALMVLAAFSTFLFPFSKSAAAWVNQLNGRVAYGCTSMAGTFASLPLGNTHFDRVPKPFLLVYDLEYGAGATCFASDSGSVLIDCGDRRTFHRTIASSLKNLEVSPDAVVLSHADGGHVGGGVELLQTAKIRQVVMPVEKARSSLYKVWQTEAPAAGVKLLAARDGMRLPFPAGAELEVVSAPDPAGKDGVADDRVAIYRLHWQGWRILLVNDAGEKTERRLLEAGTDLKADVLIAGHHRTDLSLSDDFIQAVAPRAIIASNSVFPVSELLDPDKVAWWRERGIAVFDQRESGGVTVRVESDGALVIEGFANHAERRFTR, encoded by the coding sequence ATGCAGCGGCGGTTGGGCGGCTTTTTCCGGCTGAACCCGCTGTTCGGTGGTGCATTGGCCGCGGTGATCGTCATCGCGGCTTGTGGTGCCGGGCTGGCGTGGGGAATCGCCGCCGCCTTGGTCATCGCCGCGTTCGCTTGGTGGCTTACCGGCTGGCGCGGCGCGTTGTTTGCTCTCCTTTGTGGTCTCGCGGCGGAAGGTTCCCTCTGGAAACGGGAAGCCGATCGCACGGCGGCCACCCGCGCTTTGACCAGTCAGGTGCGACCCACCGTGGCGGGACGCTTGCTGGCGGACGCCCGTCCGACCACCGGCGGCTGGTCCGCGCCGGTCAAGCTGGAGAACGGTGGCGCGAAAGTCTGGTGGCTGGGAATTGGCGTTCCCCCTGTGGAGGACTCCCGGGTTGAGTCCCGTGGCAAGTTTTCCGATGCGGAAGCGCCGCGTAATCCGGGGGAGTTCGACCAGATCCAGTGGTTCCGGCAGCAAGGCCTCTCGGCGATGTTCTCGGCGGAACCGGGAACCATCACGACGGACAAGTGGGCGGAGGCCGCCGCGTGGTGGCGTCGGAAATTCCGCGAGGCGGTGACTGTCGGCCTGCAGGAGGACAGCCAGGAAGCGCAGGTGATCCGGGCCGTGGTGGTGGGTGAGTATCCGCGCGGCGAGGATGAGTTGATTGCCGCCTATCGGGACAGCGGCGCGCTGCACGCGTTTTCCGTCAGCGGCATGCATGTGGCCTTGGCGGGCATCATCGCGTGGTGGCTGCTCGGTCGTCTGCGGGTGAGTCGCCGTGTAGCCGTTCCGCTGCTGATCGTGTTGATGTTCGGCTACTCGTGGATCAGTGGGAATAGTCCGCCAGCGCTGAGATCCGCGTGGATGGGGGCGGTCTTTCTCAGCGCGTTCCTGTTTCGTCGCGAGCCTCGTTTGCTGAACTCGCTCGGGCTGGTGCTTCTGGTGACGGCGCTATGGGAAGGGCGTCTGTTGTTCCTGCCCGGTGTGCAACTTTCCTATGGAGTCGTCGCTGTGATCGGTCTGCTCGGAGGCCCGTTGTGCGAATGGCTGGGCCGCTTTGCGAAACACGATCCCTATATCCCCGGCGTCTTGCTCACCGATGGCCAGCGGAAGTGGTATTCCTTTCTCCGCAAAGGAACCGACAACATAGCGGTGGCCGCCGTGGCCTGGCTGGGATCGACCCCACTCACTCTCTGGCATTTCCGAATGAGCACGCCGGTCGCGGTGCTGGCCGCGATTCCGATGTCACTCGGGATCTTCGCGCTGATGGTGCTGGCGGCGTTTTCGACCTTTCTGTTTCCCTTTTCGAAAAGCGCCGCCGCATGGGTGAATCAACTCAACGGTCGGGTGGCGTATGGCTGCACCTCGATGGCGGGAACTTTCGCCAGCCTGCCGCTCGGAAACACCCACTTCGACCGCGTCCCGAAGCCGTTCCTGCTGGTCTACGATCTGGAATATGGAGCAGGAGCCACCTGCTTCGCATCCGATTCCGGCTCGGTGCTGATCGATTGCGGCGACCGCCGGACCTTCCACCGCACCATCGCCTCCTCGTTGAAGAACCTCGAAGTGAGCCCGGACGCCGTCGTCCTCAGCCACGCCGATGGCGGCCATGTCGGCGGCGGTGTGGAGCTGCTTCAAACCGCGAAGATCCGCCAGGTGGTCATGCCGGTCGAGAAGGCCCGCAGTTCCCTCTACAAGGTCTGGCAAACGGAAGCACCTGCCGCCGGGGTGAAACTCCTCGCCGCCCGCGATGGCATGCGGCTGCCCTTTCCCGCGGGCGCGGAATTGGAGGTCGTCTCCGCGCCCGATCCGGCGGGGAAAGACGGTGTGGCGGACGATCGCGTGGCCATCTACCGCCTCCATTGGCAGGGCTGGCGCATTCTTCTCGTGAACGATGCCGGAGAGAAAACCGAACGCCGCCTCTTGGAAGCCGGAACCGATCTGAAAGCAGATGTCTTGATCGCCGGGCATCACCGCACGGATCTCTCGCTGAGCGATGACTTCATCCAAGCCGTCGCGCCGAGGGCCATCATCGCCAGCAACTCGGTGTTCCCCGTCTCCGAGCTTCTCGATCCGGACAAGGTCGCTTGGTGGCGGGAGAGGGGAATCGCGGTCTTCGACCAACGCGAAAGCGGCGGCGTGACCGTCCGGGTGGAGAGCGATGGCGCGTTGGTGATCGAGGGCTTCGCCAACCACGCGGAGCGCAGGTTCACCCGATGA
- a CDS encoding WD40 repeat domain-containing protein: MISPRSWVWMMCLMSQAGATPLSDQRSIHHAWFASSGDRIVTCAAETRFRFWDSTTGEPVPTEIDQFAGGRDSWSHVDLAGKWILTGSKQTGSRLYDFQTGKALSPMISAFFSREEANAVLSPGGFRLIAFERPDVAGIYDTKTGRKLTEIPLSLSSDDGDSLPEGVFEENGKRAWILDTGGVIRCLDTTTWKALGETIWHPGEGYFKGLEISADGRYVLAYSDVADCGGKGVACVWDALTRRPAGKPVERSWGAAAEFVEGGKRVRFSFGRGASYVAQLPSLNPDYYLPVDDEIGSPGVLSADGGSTFVSWGRDETIVFTDAATGASRGNYHTHQPIVAVVASPVKDRAVALLGQTPKLGEKPSSFTLERVDRREGAVPGEPLSCSASATLMNEDGSLDSWVPMQMSPDGTRVMLLANGRVRIFQVADLKELASTAPVSTP; the protein is encoded by the coding sequence ATGATATCTCCCCGGTCGTGGGTTTGGATGATGTGCCTGATGAGCCAGGCTGGTGCGACGCCACTCTCCGACCAAAGGAGCATCCATCACGCTTGGTTCGCTTCCTCGGGCGACCGGATCGTTACCTGCGCCGCAGAAACCCGGTTTCGGTTCTGGGATTCCACCACGGGAGAGCCGGTTCCGACCGAGATCGACCAATTTGCGGGCGGAAGGGATTCCTGGAGCCACGTCGATCTGGCGGGCAAGTGGATCCTCACCGGCTCGAAGCAAACCGGCAGCCGGTTGTACGATTTCCAAACCGGGAAGGCACTGTCTCCGATGATCTCCGCATTCTTCAGCCGTGAAGAAGCCAACGCGGTGCTTTCGCCTGGAGGCTTCCGCCTGATCGCTTTCGAGCGACCGGATGTGGCTGGAATCTACGATACCAAGACGGGGCGGAAGCTCACGGAAATCCCTCTTTCTCTATCCTCCGATGATGGCGATTCCCTCCCGGAAGGTGTCTTTGAGGAAAACGGCAAGCGGGCGTGGATACTCGACACCGGCGGAGTGATCCGTTGCCTTGATACCACGACTTGGAAGGCATTGGGAGAGACCATCTGGCATCCCGGGGAAGGATATTTCAAGGGGCTGGAGATCAGCGCGGATGGCCGTTACGTGCTCGCCTATAGCGACGTTGCCGATTGTGGGGGCAAGGGAGTGGCGTGTGTCTGGGATGCGCTCACCCGTCGTCCGGCCGGCAAGCCGGTTGAGCGATCCTGGGGTGCTGCTGCGGAGTTCGTCGAGGGCGGGAAACGGGTCCGGTTCTCTTTCGGGCGTGGAGCCAGCTATGTCGCACAGTTGCCCTCATTGAACCCCGACTACTATCTCCCGGTGGATGATGAAATAGGTAGTCCAGGGGTGCTGTCCGCCGATGGAGGGAGCACATTCGTCAGTTGGGGACGGGATGAAACCATTGTCTTCACCGATGCCGCCACCGGCGCCTCGCGAGGTAACTATCACACCCATCAGCCCATCGTTGCCGTGGTGGCCAGCCCTGTGAAGGATCGCGCGGTGGCGTTGCTGGGGCAGACCCCGAAGCTGGGCGAAAAGCCCTCTTCGTTCACCTTGGAGAGGGTGGATCGGAGAGAGGGAGCCGTGCCGGGAGAGCCGCTTTCATGCTCGGCTTCCGCCACACTGATGAACGAGGATGGCTCGCTGGACTCTTGGGTGCCCATGCAAATGTCCCCGGATGGGACGCGGGTGATGCTCCTCGCCAATGGCCGGGTCAGAATTTTCCAAGTTGCGGACCTGAAGGAACTCGCTTCCACCGCCCCCGTTTCCACGCCGTAG
- the trmB gene encoding tRNA (guanosine(46)-N7)-methyltransferase TrmB, translating into MTAAEPPRSRTAFSAEFVPADYFQRWEPRDVFENGQPLEIDLGCGDGSFLLGMAEQFPERNFLGVERLLGRVRKVSKRIGKAGLPNAKVLRLESRYTVEWLLPPASVSRLHLLCPDPWPKAKHHRRRLIQQPFLEAIWTALQPGGEFLFMTDHPEYYEWGVEEMGKFGRFERLEWQEDSFFYPKTDFQIQWEAEGKCMWRLQVRKPATA; encoded by the coding sequence GTGACCGCCGCCGAGCCACCCCGTTCCCGCACCGCGTTTTCCGCCGAGTTCGTCCCTGCGGACTATTTCCAGCGCTGGGAGCCCCGGGACGTGTTCGAAAACGGCCAGCCGCTGGAGATCGATCTCGGCTGCGGCGATGGCTCGTTCTTGCTCGGAATGGCGGAGCAATTCCCGGAGCGTAATTTTCTCGGAGTGGAGCGCCTGCTGGGCCGTGTCCGCAAGGTGAGCAAGCGGATTGGCAAGGCCGGGCTCCCCAATGCCAAGGTGCTGCGGCTGGAAAGCCGCTATACGGTGGAGTGGCTGCTGCCGCCCGCATCCGTAAGCCGCCTGCACCTGCTGTGCCCCGACCCGTGGCCGAAGGCGAAGCACCACCGCCGCCGCCTGATCCAGCAGCCGTTTCTGGAGGCCATCTGGACTGCTCTCCAGCCCGGCGGCGAGTTCCTCTTCATGACCGACCACCCGGAATACTATGAGTGGGGCGTGGAGGAGATGGGGAAATTCGGCCGCTTCGAACGGCTGGAGTGGCAGGAGGATTCGTTTTTCTACCCGAAGACCGACTTCCAGATCCAGTGGGAGGCGGAAGGGAAATGCATGTGGCGGCTGCAGGTGCGGAAACCGGCAACCGCCTGA
- the accB gene encoding acetyl-CoA carboxylase biotin carboxyl carrier protein, with amino-acid sequence MDLQEIRKIVELMNEHGLTYFDLTGEDFHIKMKKGPDLEALRGLIGSIPAAAPAAVAAPVAAAGAPAAAAAPAAEGAEITSPMVGTFYRKPAPDAANFVEVGTAVSEGQTLCIIEAMKVMNEIKAERSGTICALVAEDGNPVQFGDVLFRIK; translated from the coding sequence GTGGACCTTCAGGAAATCCGCAAGATCGTCGAGCTCATGAACGAGCACGGCCTGACCTATTTCGACCTCACCGGTGAGGATTTCCACATCAAGATGAAGAAGGGCCCGGATCTCGAGGCCCTGCGCGGCCTGATCGGTTCGATCCCCGCCGCCGCTCCGGCTGCTGTTGCCGCTCCTGTTGCCGCCGCTGGTGCTCCGGCTGCCGCAGCCGCTCCCGCCGCCGAAGGCGCGGAAATCACCTCGCCGATGGTCGGCACCTTCTATCGCAAGCCCGCTCCGGACGCCGCGAACTTCGTGGAAGTCGGCACCGCCGTTTCCGAAGGCCAGACCCTCTGCATCATTGAGGCGATGAAGGTCATGAACGAGATCAAGGCCGAGCGCTCCGGCACCATCTGCGCGCTGGTGGCCGAAGACGGCAATCCGGTCCAGTTCGGCGACGTCCTCTTCCGCATCAAGTGA
- the accC gene encoding acetyl-CoA carboxylase biotin carboxylase subunit: MFKRVLVANRGEIALRIIRACRELGVESVAVYSEADVDSMHVHLADEAVCIGPASSKESYLKPDRIIAAAEITGADAIHPGYGFLSENARFAEICATSGIKFIGPSASVISMMGDKATARATAVANGVPVTPGSGIMVDAESALKEAKKIGLPVMIKATAGGGGRGMRPCFKEEDFISLFRAASNEALAAFGNGECYLEKLVLNPHHIEFQVIADTHGNFIHLGERDCSMQRRNQKIIEECPSPLLSPELRERMGKASVDLISAIGYENAGTIEYLVDEAGENFYFMEMNTRIQVEHPVTEEVMGCELIKEQIRVAAGEPLSRHVLDASPRGHSIECRINAEDPYNNFCPSPGKIDLWYAPGGKGVRVDTHVYSGYTVPPHYDSMIAKLIVTGATREIAIARMKRALGEFMIRGIKTTIPFQLEIMNHPDFVNGTYDIGWVTRYLEEKKA; this comes from the coding sequence ATGTTCAAGCGCGTCCTGGTCGCCAACCGCGGCGAAATCGCCCTCCGCATCATCCGCGCCTGCCGTGAGCTCGGCGTCGAGTCCGTGGCCGTCTATTCCGAGGCGGACGTGGATTCCATGCACGTCCACCTCGCCGATGAGGCAGTCTGCATCGGACCCGCTTCCAGCAAGGAGAGCTACCTGAAGCCGGACCGCATCATCGCCGCCGCGGAGATCACCGGCGCGGATGCCATCCACCCCGGCTACGGCTTCCTTTCGGAGAACGCCCGCTTCGCGGAAATCTGCGCCACCTCCGGCATCAAGTTCATCGGGCCGTCCGCTTCCGTCATCTCGATGATGGGTGACAAGGCCACCGCCCGCGCCACTGCGGTGGCAAATGGCGTGCCGGTCACTCCGGGCTCCGGCATCATGGTCGATGCCGAGTCCGCGCTGAAGGAAGCGAAGAAGATCGGCCTGCCGGTCATGATCAAGGCGACCGCCGGTGGCGGTGGCCGCGGCATGCGCCCCTGCTTCAAGGAAGAGGACTTCATTTCCCTGTTCCGCGCCGCCTCGAATGAAGCCCTCGCGGCCTTCGGCAATGGCGAGTGCTACCTCGAAAAACTGGTGCTCAACCCGCATCACATCGAGTTCCAGGTCATCGCGGACACCCACGGCAATTTCATCCACCTCGGCGAGCGCGATTGCTCCATGCAGCGCCGCAACCAGAAGATCATCGAGGAATGCCCCTCACCGCTGCTTTCCCCGGAACTGCGCGAGCGCATGGGCAAGGCTTCCGTCGATCTCATCAGCGCCATCGGTTACGAGAATGCCGGCACCATTGAGTACCTCGTCGATGAAGCGGGCGAGAACTTCTACTTTATGGAGATGAACACCCGCATCCAGGTGGAGCATCCCGTGACCGAGGAAGTGATGGGCTGTGAGCTCATCAAGGAGCAGATCCGCGTCGCCGCCGGCGAACCGCTCTCCCGCCACGTGCTGGATGCTTCCCCGCGCGGCCACTCCATCGAGTGCCGCATCAATGCGGAAGATCCCTACAACAACTTCTGCCCCAGCCCGGGCAAGATCGACCTCTGGTACGCTCCGGGCGGCAAGGGCGTGCGCGTGGACACCCACGTCTACTCCGGCTACACCGTGCCCCCGCACTACGACTCGATGATCGCCAAGCTCATCGTGACCGGCGCCACCCGTGAGATCGCCATCGCCCGCATGAAGCGCGCCCTCGGCGAGTTCATGATCCGCGGCATCAAGACCACCATTCCCTTCCAGCTCGAAATCATGAACCATCCGGATTTCGTCAACGGCACCTACGACATCGGCTGGGTGACCCGCTACCTGGAAGAGAAGAAGGCCTGA
- the thiE gene encoding thiamine phosphate synthase yields MFASAKLYAILDLGYVRPEDAAKVTAGLLSGGAHLLQLRAKGRDRATITAVARELIPLCRAAGVPFILNDYPDLAAGLDTDGVHIGQDDGPLADARAIVGEGKIIGRSTHSLEQAEAALAEGFDYIGFGPLFPTPTKLGRPGIGMENVAEMERRVGSKIPAFCIGGIKRSNLPEVLAAGARRVVIVSDLLTAEDVAAATRSVVARLF; encoded by the coding sequence ATGTTCGCCAGCGCGAAACTCTACGCCATCCTCGATCTCGGCTATGTCCGGCCGGAGGATGCGGCCAAAGTGACCGCCGGGCTCCTGTCCGGCGGTGCTCATCTTCTCCAGCTCCGCGCCAAGGGCCGCGATCGAGCTACGATCACCGCAGTAGCTCGCGAATTGATCCCGCTGTGCCGCGCCGCCGGGGTGCCGTTCATCCTGAACGACTATCCCGATCTCGCCGCCGGGCTGGATACCGATGGCGTCCACATCGGCCAGGACGACGGCCCGCTCGCTGATGCGCGGGCCATTGTGGGTGAGGGAAAGATCATTGGCCGCTCGACCCATTCCCTGGAGCAGGCCGAGGCAGCCCTGGCGGAAGGATTCGACTACATCGGGTTCGGCCCGCTGTTCCCGACCCCGACCAAACTGGGCCGTCCCGGCATCGGCATGGAAAACGTTGCCGAGATGGAACGCCGCGTCGGGTCGAAGATCCCGGCCTTCTGCATCGGCGGCATCAAGCGCTCGAATCTTCCCGAAGTGCTCGCCGCAGGCGCGCGCCGCGTGGTGATCGTGTCCGATCTCCTCACCGCCGAGGACGTGGCCGCAGCCACCCGTTCGGTGGTGGCCAGGCTCTTCTGA